The uncultured Sphaerochaeta sp. genome includes the window AAGTTCTACTTCTCCGATTACAAACCTAAAGGGGTAAAAGCAAACGGGGTTCGCCTGGCTGTCAAGGAAGTGGCTTCCATACGGCTCAGGGCAGTAAAGGAAGTGGTACACGAAGACCAGCGGGAACCGTCGCTCTTCGATGACGAGATGGAGAGGGAATAATGGAGCAACTTGAAGGTCGGATCCTGTATGAGGACAACCACTTGATCGTGGTGAACAAGCGTGGTGGTGAGTTGGTACAAGGAGACAAGACCGGAGATAAAACACTTGCGGATCTTGTCAAGGAATACCTGAAGGTAACCTATGAAAAGAAGGGGAATGTCTATCTGGGCGTCCCTCATCGCTTGGACCGGCCAACCAGTGGTTTGGTGATTTTTGCCAAGACTGAAAAGGCCCTGGTCAGGATGAATGAGCTCTTCAAGGGTAATACCGTGAAGAAAACCTACTGGGCGATTGTGGATAAAGTTCCCAACGATACAGAGGGTACCTTGCTTCACTACATCATCCGTGATACGAAGGCTAATAAGAGTGTTGCGCTCCCTGTGGAGAGACAGAAAGGGAAGCTTGCAAAGATGGATTACCGTCTTATCGCTGTCAGCAAAACCTACTTTCTCCTTGAGGTATTGCTGCATACCGGTAGACATCACCAGATCAGGGCGCAGCTTGCTGCAATTGGCTTGCATATCAAGGGGGACCTTAAATATGGTTTCCCTCGTTCCAACCCTGATGGGGGAATTTGCCTTCATGCGAGGTCCATCTCCTTTGTTCACCCGGTACGCAAGGAAGAGATAACCATTGTTGCCGATCCCCCGCAAGATACCTTATGGGATGCATTCCTCTCCCAGCTCTAAGGCAGGAATTCCTTGCTTTTTGTATGAGAGCTTCCTAAGATGAAGAGAGATACACAAAAAATGGAGGATCAAGTATGAAAAAAAGACCGTTTGGTACAAACAAGACCATGGTTTCCGAGGTTGGATTGGGAACCTGGCAGATCGGTGGATCATGGGGTACCGTTGAGGATGAGACTGCCATGAAAATCCTCCAGACAGCCTCTGATGCAGGTATTACCTTTTTCGATACAGCCGACGTGTATGGAGACGGGAGGAGCGAGAAGTTCATTGGAAAATTTCTTAAATCCCAACGTGACTCCTTCTTTGTTGCTACCAAATTGGGACGTGGTGGAGATCCAGGTTGGCCTGGGAATTTCACCCCTGAGGCAATGATACGCCACACCGATGCATCCCTCTCCCGTTTGGGCGTTGAACGCTTGGATTTGATCCAGTTGCACTGTATCCCCCAGGATGTCCTGGCTGATGGGGCTGTCTTTGATGTCCTGAGAGATCTGAAAAAGCAAGGAAAGATTGCCGATTTTGGCGCAAGTGTTGAGTCCGTGGAAGAGGGCTTGATCTGCTTGAAAGAGGAGGGAATTGCCTCTCTGCAGGTTATCTTCAATATATTCCGACAGAAACTGGTCACCGACCTCTTCTCCAAAGCCAAGGAAAAAGAGGTTTCCATCATTGCCCGTGTTCCTTTGGCAAGTGGACTGCTCTCGGGAAAGATGACGAAAAATACCACCTTTGATGAGAGTGACCACCGTAA containing:
- a CDS encoding aldo/keto reductase, with the translated sequence MKKRPFGTNKTMVSEVGLGTWQIGGSWGTVEDETAMKILQTASDAGITFFDTADVYGDGRSEKFIGKFLKSQRDSFFVATKLGRGGDPGWPGNFTPEAMIRHTDASLSRLGVERLDLIQLHCIPQDVLADGAVFDVLRDLKKQGKIADFGASVESVEEGLICLKEEGIASLQVIFNIFRQKLVTDLFSKAKEKEVSIIARVPLASGLLSGKMTKNTTFDESDHRNFNRDGASFNVGETFAGVPFEKGVELAEEIKTMKPEGMTLAQMALRWILDFDAVSVVIPGASRPSQVLDNAAISDLPPLSDELHKQLEKFYQEKVAQHIRGPY
- a CDS encoding RluA family pseudouridine synthase gives rise to the protein MEQLEGRILYEDNHLIVVNKRGGELVQGDKTGDKTLADLVKEYLKVTYEKKGNVYLGVPHRLDRPTSGLVIFAKTEKALVRMNELFKGNTVKKTYWAIVDKVPNDTEGTLLHYIIRDTKANKSVALPVERQKGKLAKMDYRLIAVSKTYFLLEVLLHTGRHHQIRAQLAAIGLHIKGDLKYGFPRSNPDGGICLHARSISFVHPVRKEEITIVADPPQDTLWDAFLSQL